The sequence TGGTACAAGTAGACGAAAAAGGGGAAAAAGTCCGTCCTAATCACAAGCGGTGCATCATCATCTTGAGGGAGGTCCCTGAAACCACACCTGTCGAGGTGAAGACAACGTGTATACACACAGAGCTTTGCAGGATTCAAGATATAGTTTTTTGCTCAAACTTGAGGCcattttttgtgtgtcattttCAGGAAGTGGAGTCACTGTTTAAAAATGACAACTGTCCAAAAGTGATAAGTGTTGAATTTGCACACAACAACAACTGGTACATCACATTCCAATCAGACACGGATGCTCAGCAGGTaagaaagtcaaacatttcttGATTATTTTGTTGGAATACTGCACAATTAATCATCTCATgagtctctttttcttcactaGGCATACAAGTATTTGAGAGAGGAAGTAAAAACATTTCAGGGAAAACCCATTATGGTGAGTCCACTTAAAACTCTTGCGGGTAGGCCTATTGGaggattttcagttttttcacaCTTAGCTCTTTTTCTGTGTCAAAGGCCAGGATAAAGGCCATCAACACATTCTTTGCAAAGAATGGCTACCGTAGCATGGACAGCAGCCTGTACACACAGCAGTCCCAGAGCCAGTCCCAGTACAGCTCTCCGCTCTACATGCAGCACATCTACCCACAGCAGCAGTACCCCGTCTACGGCATCGTACCTCCCACCTGGACGCCTTCACCCACACCGTATTTTGAAACTCCACTGGTGAGATACAGCACCTCTGTTTAGAACATTCAACAGCCACCTTGTTTGTGATCATTTggcttttctctttcctttctcaGGCACCGTTTCCCAATAGTAGCTTTGTGAATGGATTTGGCTCTGCTGGACCCTTCAAAACTGCTTCCAGTTCCCTGAATATCACTCGTCCATTCAACAGAAACCGGTAAGgcctttttctttcctgtcattTCTTAAGCAACTTGTCTTGATTTTAACTTGTATTTTAATCTGATGTAAAGTCCTATTCAAATTTGGATGTTTTTCACTTTGCTTGCAAGGTGCCGACAATAAGATAATTTGcaattaaaatttgttttagcATAATGTAACCTTGCCAGGGAACTGTTGTTGACTCCCTGTCTTCTTACTGTCCCCATAGCGTCCCCCTCTATTCAAGAAAGAATGTAATAAATGCCTTCAGGTACCACCATTATACTATGCAATAAGCTTCATTGCTACCATCATGTCTTGTCATACTGCAGCAGTCAAATGACTAAATCCATAATGGGACCCATGCCTTCTGATGGTCAGATTAGTCCAACCATGAGTCTTTTCATCAGTCCGATAATTCTTAAAGGACATCCAGGATTTGTCACGTCATttgataaatattgttttgcCTTCTACACGGTGGCAGCAGCTGCTCTTACTTTCTGAGAAACTGGATTTTAATGACCTCAATGACcctgaaaataaactttttaattgGATATTTCCATCGCAATAACCATCGTTTTTATTTGATCATCGCTAGTTTAGCTGTACTTTGTCAGAGTATTGGCTTATTCCATTTGTTATATGCTTTAACATATGATAATATGAAGTTGAGTCTAGGTTAGCTAGCTGTTGAGATTTGTTCTGCACTATTTAAAACTTTAGTGGATGCAAGTCAGTCGGACCCGGTGATGAAATCGAGATGCGCATAGAGGGATACCTGGGGGTGGAGTAACTGGCTTTGGTTCTGTCTTTCTCCATTTCATCTTCTCCTCTTTATCTTCTTTTGCCTCCCTTCATTCTACCCTTCCAAAGTTGGGAGCTTCACTCTCATCCCGATGAGCATTGAGATTATGAGATCTGAGGGTCAAAGACACATGAGATCAGTCCATGTTGGTTTCACTACTAGTCAAACAGTATCCATCTCAACATTATTTtttgcacacacagatattaaAAGCTTGTCTGGGTGTTGTCAGTGCTTCTTATGGCgtttgaagttttgtttttccagatttCAAAACATAGAATATGTTGATATCCAAGTTTACACTGCTTCAAGCAATCATCAGCACAAATGCTCTCATGCATGTCTTAACATTTATCCTAAGCATGCTGTCTTATTTCTTCACTAAACTGGCATCACCAGTGTTTCCTTTGGaatcacacacaaactttaTTCTCCATTGTTTTCTGATATTGCTACTTGGACCCTAATTAGCGGCACGGTATTAGTTTATTTCAGAAATTGTGCGAGTCAAGTAGAATTTAATGACCTTTTAAACAACTGATTACAAAGCAAGTTGTCTGTATGTAATGACATTAATATTCAAACACAAGCTCCAATTATGGTTAAACCTTGTAAAGTCCTTTACGTTCAAATTGTTTAACTCTCATAGCTGCTGAAATTTGAACCATCACTTGCAAACTTTTCACCACTTCACAATAGTTTCACCCACATGAATTTTATTATGTAATCAATGTCTCTACAGCTTTTCCTATAGTTATATTTACAGAAATCAAGTGTAAAATTTTTGTTAAACTTTTGCTGAATGTGCAGTAATGAGAATGCGACCACTAGTATTAACAGTGAAACACCACCTTGGAATCCAGAGTAATCTCCATGAAAAAAACTCTACAGGAAACCCTGGTTACCAGTATGGCACATTTTCAACTTATTGGTGAGGTTGCTCACTTTCACTTTGTTCCCACTCTGTAATAGAAACCACGTGAAGCCCCAGGTGAGGACAAGTGAGGTGACCACGGCTTCAATAACACCTGTCCCTTTGGAGAGTCTCACCGGACTGCGCAGTCCACAGCCCCCAATTCTTACTGCCGCCACCACGCCGCTCCAGACGGTCTCTGATCTGAGCTCATCATTCTCGCATCTCACTTCCTCCACTTCATCTTTGGACCCCAGTGACGACGGCATGGCTGGACGTGGAAGGTAAAGAGGTTTATCTGAAAATGACTTGTTTGTGCCCTGTTGCTTAGTGAGGCCCGTGATTGATGAGGGATATTTACAGatcctttattttcattttagacgGAGCACAACCTACAGAGGAACACGGAGGAGACGAGAAGATGAGAGAATTGTTGTAAGTATGAGggtgattttcattttttcaatgATCCATTATATTTAAAGATGGAACatctcatgatttttttttctttccaattgAAATTTTTCAGCGGCCAGTACCACTAACGGAGATAAAGGTTTCCCCACCCAAGTTTGACTTGgctgctactaatttccctcctcttcctggcTGTGTGGTCAGCACACAGGGAGAGCCAGTGCTCGAAAACCGAATGTCAGATGTTGTTCGTGGTTTGTGCAGGGACAAGGTAAGACGAAATtacattttgtatattttaactCAGTGTTGTTGTGAGGAATGTAAGATATAATGAGACTTGCTTGTTTATAGACTGAACAAACCAATAAAGACACCAGTGGGAGCCCATCTTCAAGTCAAGCCCCAGTCACAGAGGAGGCTGTGGCTACTTTAAATCCAACCCTGGTACCAGTGAAATCGACCACACAACCACATGGACCCTCAGCCATTGGGTACAAGTGTTTCCAACATTATCAGGATACTTTGTCAGTCACTTATCAAAAATGAAATCCTAACCAGACTTTCTgaaaatgccttttcctgacaGAACCACTCGTCAGGAGAAGAGGTTTGAACGTGCAGAGCCGGCGGCATCGGCTCCAAAAGTGACGCCGCGCACACCTGTTCAAACGACTGCAGACCCACCCTCCTCCCCACAGTCCACACCCAGCTCCAGACCTCAGCCCTCTACGACCTCAACAATAGCGACAACCAGCACGCCAGCCCCCGCCACAGCAACTGTTCCCACCTCTTCACAGGTGAGAGTCAGGCTCCTGGTAATGATTGTTTTCACAAGTACATGTTTGTCCTTGTGGCTATGAGATCTTTAGCAAAGGAGGCCAGTGAGGTAGTGGATTGGCTGGTTATAGCTGTCATATTTTTGCCCTGTCACACTGAAGTCCAGAACATTCACTCCTACCGTAATGAGTGTTATGATACTAAAGTTGTAGGTTTTACAAGAGGGCAATAAAGACTGTATTCtatgttttaattttgtgttccttctc is a genomic window of Antennarius striatus isolate MH-2024 chromosome 2, ASM4005453v1, whole genome shotgun sequence containing:
- the larp4aa gene encoding la ribonucleoprotein 4Aa isoform X1; protein product: MSSDQSGEPPQLQEEADPGPKTGGKDEALLGRDGGSDGMVTSKGVGLNPNAKVWQEMPVAPSEAVTNSPHWHPSDISEGFSETSSAGCKQYHVGFTALDDSSSTATAEIAVNGMDPPELGFSPAESTTGTQVDSKTDEQPISSENLRESLKKELEFYFSRENLSKDLYLMSQMDSDQFVPIWTIASMEGIKVLSTDMDLILDVLRSSPMVQVDEKGEKVRPNHKRCIIILREVPETTPVEEVESLFKNDNCPKVISVEFAHNNNWYITFQSDTDAQQAYKYLREEVKTFQGKPIMARIKAINTFFAKNGYRSMDSSLYTQQSQSQSQYSSPLYMQHIYPQQQYPVYGIVPPTWTPSPTPYFETPLAPFPNSSFVNGFGSAGPFKTASSSLNITRPFNRNRVPLYSRKNVINAFRNHVKPQVRTSEVTTASITPVPLESLTGLRSPQPPILTAATTPLQTVSDLSSSFSHLTSSTSSLDPSDDGMAGRGRRSTTYRGTRRRREDERIVRPVPLTEIKVSPPKFDLAATNFPPLPGCVVSTQGEPVLENRMSDVVRGLCRDKTEQTNKDTSGSPSSSQAPVTEEAVATLNPTLVPVKSTTQPHGPSAIGTTRQEKRFERAEPAASAPKVTPRTPVQTTADPPSSPQSTPSSRPQPSTTSTIATTSTPAPATATVPTSSQEPRKLSYAEVCQRPPKDPPPVSPAPASGAASGQPLRELRVNKAEEPGSSSVPVEKQERGHDREGGWECKESRPTRERDFQGYYRSNCPRGTGALKFRDQRRPPAARRSSPHGGYRHTGKEQNIPPVSPK
- the larp4aa gene encoding la ribonucleoprotein 4Aa isoform X2; this encodes MSSDQSGEPPQLQEEADPGPKTGGKDEALLGRDGGSDGMVTSKGVGLNPNAKVWQEMPVAPSEAVTNSPHWHPSDISEGFSETSSAGCKQYHVGFTALDDSSSTATAEIAVNGMDPPELGFSPAESTTGTQVDSKTDEQPISSENLRESLKKELEFYFSRENLSKDLYLMSQMDSDQFVPIWTIASMEGIKVLSTDMDLILDVLRSSPMVQVDEKGEKVRPNHKRCIIILREVPETTPVEEVESLFKNDNCPKVISVEFAHNNNWYITFQSDTDAQQAYKYLREEVKTFQGKPIMARIKAINTFFAKNGYRSMDSSLYTQQSQSQSQYSSPLYMQHIYPQQQYPVYGIVPPTWTPSPTPYFETPLAPFPNSSFVNGFGSAGPFKTASSSLNITRPFNRNRNHVKPQVRTSEVTTASITPVPLESLTGLRSPQPPILTAATTPLQTVSDLSSSFSHLTSSTSSLDPSDDGMAGRGRRSTTYRGTRRRREDERIVRPVPLTEIKVSPPKFDLAATNFPPLPGCVVSTQGEPVLENRMSDVVRGLCRDKTEQTNKDTSGSPSSSQAPVTEEAVATLNPTLVPVKSTTQPHGPSAIGTTRQEKRFERAEPAASAPKVTPRTPVQTTADPPSSPQSTPSSRPQPSTTSTIATTSTPAPATATVPTSSQEPRKLSYAEVCQRPPKDPPPVSPAPASGAASGQPLRELRVNKAEEPGSSSVPVEKQERGHDREGGWECKESRPTRERDFQGYYRSNCPRGTGALKFRDQRRPPAARRSSPHGGYRHTGKEQNIPPVSPK